A genomic region of Streptomyces diastaticus subsp. diastaticus contains the following coding sequences:
- a CDS encoding SUKH-3 domain-containing protein — translation MPNRTSTTRFPITVDAALRAAGWQPGRWDIEQAEIWADALRAHTTPGGHQHSVTPAAVESWAEFGGLRIAPKGPGRQLTPSTFRIDPLAGLHMARTLGDLGRALESELCPLGEESTGDDTAPQALLAIDTEGRVYAIDHTGDWYLGADIDAALTTLLSGTPPIRLTVTSAE, via the coding sequence ATGCCGAACCGCACCTCCACGACCCGCTTCCCCATCACCGTGGACGCCGCACTGCGCGCCGCCGGGTGGCAGCCGGGCCGCTGGGACATCGAGCAGGCGGAGATCTGGGCCGACGCCCTGCGCGCCCACACCACCCCCGGTGGCCACCAGCACTCCGTCACCCCGGCCGCCGTGGAGTCCTGGGCGGAATTCGGCGGCCTGCGCATCGCCCCCAAGGGACCGGGCCGCCAGCTGACCCCGAGCACCTTCCGCATCGACCCCTTGGCCGGCCTGCACATGGCCCGCACCCTCGGCGACCTCGGCCGCGCCCTGGAGAGCGAGCTGTGCCCCCTCGGCGAGGAGAGCACGGGCGACGACACGGCCCCCCAGGCCCTCCTCGCCATCGACACCGAGGGCCGCGTCTACGCCATCGACCACACCGGCGACTGGTACCTCGGCGCCGACATCGACGCCGCCCTCACGACCCTCCTCTCGGGCACTCCGCCGATAAGGCTCACGGTGACGTCGGCCGAGTAG
- a CDS encoding YwqJ-related putative deaminase, translating to MPFLRHRRDGILPAVAAALSCRGITLTATASRTDRTPGLHPLVQDFLDTLTSDRRERFTGRCAETILISRRITGADETRSKRAARKPMTVGEARKALKHAKLTTRRIREDGDPLHGAFAPPCRSCAALAAHFGVHVVDPAPDES from the coding sequence GTGCCGTTCCTGCGCCACCGGCGGGACGGCATCCTGCCCGCGGTCGCCGCCGCGCTCTCCTGCCGCGGGATCACCCTGACCGCGACGGCGAGCCGCACCGACCGGACGCCCGGCCTGCACCCCCTCGTCCAGGACTTCCTGGACACCCTCACCAGCGACCGGCGGGAACGGTTCACCGGGCGGTGTGCGGAAACGATCCTGATCTCGCGCCGCATCACCGGGGCGGACGAGACGCGCTCCAAACGCGCCGCCCGCAAACCGATGACGGTGGGCGAGGCCCGCAAAGCGCTCAAGCACGCCAAGCTCACCACCCGCCGCATCCGCGAGGACGGCGACCCGCTGCACGGCGCCTTCGCCCCGCCCTGCCGCAGTTGCGCCGCGCTCGCCGCGCACTTCGGCGTCCATGTCGTCGACCCCGCCCCGGACGAGAGCTGA
- a CDS encoding SUKH-4 family immunity protein: MVTFAQAQERAEEWINADLPAYQHREVKVREFDLGFVVWAEDREGGPVSDGGRQRLVIARDSGDTTLWPGLPVGEVVRRYEEEYGRAGQAAEPPAPPRSGDLEQTSFLLSPPEWLQEAADKLGIPDRRGEAAGTSGGTDPGRDPGTGTDTQAPPAPEPSADPAPPGGTPGGGTPWPAAASADGAAAEATPWAGTDTSDTDEDRAVPAPATVFAPPLSGADDDGRTPPPGVSPDAKTALISGGSALPATAVVPAHDIPAGPPAAAPSAPAAPPAPEPGRPVPPGAEDIADAATSKAEAAPRGPRAPGATPPPPPPPGAPGAPAGTGSQGGGAAHLPTQLASPLPDSPAPGTSGTPGAPGTPPPPPGAPGTPAGGVHHAATMLAGPSQGGNVPHPPGPPGTPGAPGTPPPPPGAPGTPAGGVHHAATMLAGPSQGGNVPHPPGPPGTPGAPGTPPPAAPGTPPGGVHHAPTMLAGPGPGQGPDVPRPPGPPAPPPQGPAPGAGYGYPQQPGGLPTVGPGYQAVLRYRAQDGSEQQLIRRSAPGTPHPEWQMLHELRAMGVPPQQVLELHTELESCELPGAYCARMIRETFPQARITSIAPYGRDHASRQEGMRQLLEHQGELHQVADGPARPAPVRAPLPPVPPAPQVGPDVIAQELAGAVGPQGVFRFDQHAVSRQGVPDIVAHTLVWAGLPLDLGPFFWAQAQPGRPVPTLAELAQERGVQPASDAGSYLVMGSDFGKALCVQYGTAHIVAVPVEAGPGGAPVPPQFVNSGLPEFVRCLALLARMWHLRFGLNQEQAGRWTVDFQAQLAALDPAALGSPENWWSVVLEQMWDGLF, encoded by the coding sequence ATGGTGACCTTCGCACAGGCGCAGGAGCGCGCCGAGGAGTGGATCAACGCCGATCTGCCCGCGTACCAGCACCGCGAGGTGAAGGTCCGCGAGTTCGACCTGGGGTTCGTGGTCTGGGCCGAGGACCGTGAGGGCGGGCCCGTCTCCGACGGCGGTCGCCAGCGCCTGGTCATCGCCCGGGACAGCGGCGACACCACCCTGTGGCCGGGCCTGCCGGTCGGCGAGGTGGTCCGCCGGTACGAGGAGGAGTACGGCCGTGCCGGACAGGCCGCCGAGCCGCCCGCACCGCCCCGCAGCGGCGACCTCGAACAGACCTCCTTCCTGCTGAGCCCGCCCGAGTGGCTCCAGGAGGCCGCCGACAAGCTCGGCATCCCGGACCGGCGCGGCGAGGCGGCGGGCACGAGCGGCGGCACGGACCCGGGGCGGGACCCGGGCACCGGTACGGACACCCAGGCCCCGCCCGCCCCCGAGCCGTCCGCCGACCCGGCGCCGCCCGGGGGGACGCCAGGCGGCGGTACACCCTGGCCCGCCGCGGCGTCGGCCGACGGCGCGGCCGCGGAGGCGACGCCGTGGGCGGGCACGGACACCAGCGACACCGACGAGGACCGGGCCGTGCCCGCGCCCGCCACGGTCTTCGCCCCGCCGCTCAGCGGTGCGGACGACGACGGGCGGACGCCGCCGCCCGGGGTCTCCCCGGACGCCAAGACCGCGCTGATCTCCGGCGGCAGCGCCCTGCCGGCCACCGCGGTCGTCCCCGCCCACGACATCCCGGCCGGCCCGCCGGCCGCCGCTCCCTCGGCGCCCGCCGCGCCGCCCGCCCCCGAGCCGGGCCGCCCGGTCCCGCCCGGTGCCGAGGACATCGCGGACGCCGCCACCAGCAAGGCCGAGGCCGCCCCGCGCGGCCCCCGCGCCCCTGGTGCGACCCCGCCGCCGCCTCCGCCGCCGGGTGCCCCCGGCGCCCCGGCCGGAACGGGCTCGCAGGGCGGCGGCGCGGCCCACCTGCCGACGCAACTCGCCTCCCCGCTTCCGGACTCGCCGGCCCCCGGCACCTCCGGTACGCCCGGTGCCCCCGGTACGCCCCCGCCTCCGCCCGGTGCCCCGGGTACGCCCGCGGGCGGCGTCCACCATGCCGCGACGATGCTGGCCGGTCCGAGTCAGGGCGGGAACGTGCCGCACCCTCCCGGTCCGCCCGGTACGCCCGGTGCCCCGGGTACGCCGCCGCCTCCGCCCGGTGCCCCGGGTACGCCCGCGGGCGGCGTCCACCATGCCGCGACGATGCTGGCCGGTCCGAGTCAGGGCGGGAACGTGCCGCACCCTCCCGGTCCGCCCGGTACGCCCGGCGCCCCCGGTACACCGCCCCCGGCCGCACCTGGCACCCCGCCCGGCGGCGTCCACCACGCCCCGACCATGCTGGCCGGGCCCGGCCCCGGCCAGGGCCCCGACGTGCCGCGCCCTCCCGGCCCGCCCGCCCCCCCGCCGCAGGGCCCCGCGCCCGGCGCCGGTTACGGCTACCCCCAGCAGCCCGGCGGGCTGCCCACCGTGGGCCCCGGCTACCAGGCGGTGCTGCGCTACCGCGCCCAGGACGGCTCCGAGCAGCAGCTCATCCGCCGCTCCGCGCCCGGCACCCCGCACCCCGAGTGGCAGATGCTGCACGAGCTGCGGGCGATGGGCGTACCGCCGCAGCAGGTGCTGGAACTCCACACCGAGCTGGAATCCTGCGAACTGCCCGGCGCCTACTGCGCCCGGATGATCCGCGAGACCTTCCCGCAGGCCCGCATCACCTCCATCGCCCCGTACGGTCGCGACCACGCCTCCCGTCAGGAAGGCATGCGCCAACTCCTGGAACACCAGGGCGAGCTGCACCAGGTGGCGGACGGGCCGGCCCGTCCGGCGCCGGTCCGCGCGCCGCTGCCGCCGGTGCCCCCGGCGCCGCAGGTCGGGCCGGACGTCATCGCCCAGGAACTGGCCGGTGCCGTCGGGCCGCAGGGCGTCTTCCGCTTCGACCAGCACGCCGTCTCCCGGCAGGGCGTCCCCGACATCGTGGCGCACACCCTGGTCTGGGCCGGGCTGCCGCTGGACCTCGGCCCGTTCTTCTGGGCCCAGGCCCAGCCCGGCCGGCCCGTCCCGACCCTCGCCGAACTGGCCCAGGAGCGCGGCGTGCAGCCCGCCTCCGACGCCGGGTCGTACCTGGTGATGGGCAGTGACTTCGGCAAGGCGCTCTGCGTCCAGTACGGCACCGCGCACATCGTGGCGGTGCCGGTGGAGGCGGGGCCGGGCGGTGCGCCCGTACCGCCGCAGTTCGTCAACAGCGGGCTGCCCGAGTTCGTCCGCTGCCTGGCCCTGCTGGCCCGTATGTGGCACCTGCGCTTCGGGCTCAACCAGGAGCAGGCGGGCCGCTGGACGGTCGACTTCCAGGCCCAGCTCGCCGCCCTCGACCCGGCGGCCCTCGGCTCGCCGGAGAACTGGTGGTCGGTGGTCCTGGAGCAGATGTGGGACGGGCTGTTCTGA
- a CDS encoding SMI1/KNR4 family protein, with the protein MTTGRLGQQAAPPNAAYAGQVVHFPDPVRAKRHPAGVRVDGDGYPDFSPYARAAVEIAEPPEGFGVDELRLTDYVSANAALAAAGHELWETLPAVATPHGWTWHHVARTRRLELVPVEVKALLRHHAGLATTAVDHGKRGTRPLQETRPAHFALPKGGTAVSEQQVLAAEEDLGYRLPGAFRDFLKAAGGCAPAGVALDPQLGLLVDQPFLTLRDQAAVNDLVYANKCLRDHLTKDYLGVAFVQGGLLAVKVRGERTGSVWFCAYDDARDQDGWSVQDRVERLLLPCGDDFDAFLDRLAGSPPELETVADLMVDGGFAEAVPVEG; encoded by the coding sequence ATGACGACAGGTCGGCTCGGGCAGCAGGCCGCGCCGCCGAACGCGGCCTATGCCGGGCAGGTCGTGCACTTCCCGGACCCGGTCCGCGCGAAGCGCCACCCCGCCGGGGTGCGCGTCGACGGCGACGGCTACCCGGACTTCTCGCCGTACGCGCGCGCGGCCGTCGAGATCGCCGAACCGCCCGAGGGCTTCGGGGTGGACGAACTGCGCCTGACGGACTACGTGTCGGCCAACGCGGCGCTCGCCGCCGCCGGCCACGAACTGTGGGAGACGCTTCCCGCCGTCGCCACCCCGCACGGCTGGACCTGGCACCACGTCGCGCGCACCCGCCGGCTCGAACTGGTCCCCGTCGAGGTCAAGGCGCTGCTGCGGCACCACGCCGGGCTCGCCACCACCGCCGTCGACCACGGCAAGCGCGGCACCCGCCCGCTCCAGGAGACCCGGCCGGCCCACTTCGCCCTGCCCAAGGGCGGTACGGCCGTCAGCGAGCAGCAGGTGCTGGCCGCCGAGGAGGACCTGGGCTACCGCCTGCCGGGCGCCTTCCGTGACTTCCTCAAGGCGGCCGGCGGCTGCGCTCCCGCCGGGGTGGCGCTCGACCCGCAGCTGGGCCTCCTCGTCGACCAGCCCTTCCTGACCCTGCGCGACCAGGCCGCCGTCAACGACCTGGTGTACGCCAACAAGTGCCTGCGCGACCACCTCACCAAGGACTACCTGGGCGTCGCCTTCGTCCAGGGCGGCCTGCTCGCGGTCAAGGTGCGCGGTGAGCGCACCGGCTCGGTGTGGTTCTGCGCCTACGACGACGCGCGCGACCAGGACGGCTGGTCGGTGCAGGACCGTGTGGAGCGGCTGCTGCTGCCCTGCGGTGACGACTTCGACGCGTTCCTGGACCGGCTGGCGGGCAGCCCGCCGGAGCTGGAGACCGTGGCCGACCTGATGGTGGACGGCGGCTTCGCCGAGGCCGTCCCGGTGGAGGGGTGA